The window acaaaacaacaatGCAACAAAATATTATACTGGAAACTAAGTTGTGATGGTTTTGTTACAGGACGTTGGACAGGCGATATTGGAGAGCTATTCAAGGGTATTAGAAAGTTTAGCTTCAAAGATAATGTCAAGGGTAGAGGACGTTCTTGAAGCTGATCGTCTAGTTCAAAGACAACTGATGGGAGAGACAGAGACAAGATCAGAAAGCGAGGCGGAACTAGAATtcgaagaaacagaaaaagtgGTTGGGTCGGAAACACCAAACTCGAGGAAACTATCAGACTTCATAGGGTGGAGATTATCATCCGATACTAAAAAGCATAGTTCAATGAGTGATATAGAGTTCTTCCACAGAGTTGAGGAAGCAAAGGAGAAGCCAATGATGAAGTCTCCAAGAGCTCTACCTAAGAAATTTTCATATCTAGCAAAGTTAGAGAACATGAGAAGCCCTAGTGACAGACACTGATAGTGAAAATAGAACAGGgcatagaagaaaaacaaagagagagagagtgagaaagagaaTAGGGGAGGCTATTTTGTGTGAGAgaatgtgtacatatatataacaaattggTTTTAGGATTTGGACCTCTTTGGTTGAtcatgtttgtttttgcttgtttgattAATTGCTTcctgttgctttttttttttttctctaaaaaaggAAGTGTGAATCAGTGTGAAACAAACCTATGTATTTGTACTTTTGGTTATTTGGTATTTGTATTGTAACGTTTATAACATTGTTTACTGATGCAATTTTTAAAGCGATTATGTTACCAATACGAATCGAACCGTGCCAATGGCCTATTCcgtaataattaattaatccaaccaaaaacaaaaaacaaagcagAGAGTCTCATCGAGAGAGACCATCGCAGCAATGAAGGAAGACATGGAGAAGATGGTGGCGGTAGGGCTCGTATGGGGAGCCACTAATACTCTGATCCGCCGCGGAGCTCTCGCCTGGGATAAGAGAAAGTCTTCTTCGACaacagagtcttcttcttcttcttctactcttcaGATCCGCCGCAAAATCATGATCGCTGTCCGCGACTGGATCAATCTCCTCCTCTTCTGGCAATACTCAGTTCCTTTCCTCGTCAACCTCTCCGCCTCCGCTACGTTCTTCGCCCTACTCAGCCACGCTCCTATCTCTCTAGCTGTTCCGGTCACCAACGCCACGACCTTCGCCGCAACCGCCGCTTTTGGGATTCTTTTAGGGGAAGAAACTCAAATCGGACCTGCTTTGTTAGGTACCAGCTTCATTGTTTTTGGAATTTGGCTATGTCTTGTCtgaattttgtgatttttttttgtaaaaccgTGACTCTTGTTTCCGCTACatatctattttttgtttgcctGAGGAATTGGTTCATTCTTTGTTCTAGCAGTAGACGATACTTGTGACTGGCTGTGATTGAAGAATCATTATTATAGGCAAAAGAAAgtaataatagtaaaataatttttctctaaaatacaaaatttagggggagaaccaaggaaaaaaaaattactgaaagGCTTACAATTACAtgaatagaaagaagaaaaaaaaaaagtgtaagaaAAATGATTAAGAAAACACAAGAATTGGGATGGATTAATGATGGCATTTacaatatatagaagaaaaacaaaaaaacacactgATCAAGAtgttacgatttttttt is drawn from Camelina sativa cultivar DH55 chromosome 8, Cs, whole genome shotgun sequence and contains these coding sequences:
- the LOC104706291 gene encoding transmembrane protein 234 homolog is translated as MKEDMEKMVAVGLVWGATNTLIRRGALAWDKRKSSSTTESSSSSSTLQIRRKIMIAVRDWINLLLFWQYSVPFLVNLSASATFFALLSHAPISLAVPVTNATTFAATAAFGILLGEETQIGPALLGTSFIVFGIWLCLV